A stretch of Saccharomyces cerevisiae S288C chromosome IV, complete sequence DNA encodes these proteins:
- the HXT7 gene encoding hexose transporter HXT7 (High-affinity glucose transporter; member of the major facilitator superfamily, nearly identical to Hxt6p, expressed at high basal levels relative to other HXTs, expression repressed by high glucose levels; HXT7 has a paralog, HXT4, that arose from the whole genome duplication) yields the protein MSQDAAIAEQTPVEHLSAVDSASHSVLSTPSNKAERDEIKAYGEGEEHEPVVEIPKRPASAYVTVSIMCIMIAFGGFVFGWDTGTISGFINQTDFIRRFGMKHKDGTNYLSKVRTGLIVSIFNIGCAIGGIILSKLGDMYGRKVGLIVVVVIYIIGIIIQIASINKWYQYFIGRIISGLGVGGIAVLSPMLISEVSPKHLRGTLVSCYQLMITAGIFLGYCTNFGTKNYSNSVQWRVPLGLCFAWALFMIGGMTFVPESPRYLAEVGKIEEAKRSIAVSNKVAVDDPSVLAEVEAVLAGVEAEKLAGNASWGELFSSKTKVLQRLIMGAMIQSLQQLTGDNYFFYYGTTIFKAVGLSDSFETSIVLGIVNFASTFVGIYVVERYGRRTCLLWGAASMTACMVVYASVGVTRLWPNGQDQPSSKGAGNCMIVFACFYIFCFATTWAPIPYVVVSETFPLRVKSKAMSIATAANWLWGFLIGFFTPFITGAINFYYGYVFMGCLVFMFFYVLLVVPETKGLTLEEVNTMWEEGVLPWKSASWVPPSRRGANYDAEEMTHDDKPLYKRMFSTK from the coding sequence ATGTCACAAGACGCTGCTATTGCAGAGCAAACTCCTGTGGAGCATCTCTCTGCTGTTGACTCAGCCTCCCACTCGGTTTTATCTACACCATCAAACAAGGCTGAAagagatgaaataaaagCTTATGGTGAAGGTGAAGAGCACGAACCTGTCGTTGAAATTCCAAAGAGACCAGCTTCTGCCTATGTCACTGTCTCTATTATGTGTATCATGATCGCCTTTGGTGGTTTCGTTTTCGGTTGGGATACTGGTACCATTTCTGGTTTCATCAATCAAACCGATTTCATCAGAAGATTTGGTATGAAGCATAAAGATGGTACTAATTATTTGTCTAAGGTTAGAACTGGTTTGATTGTCtccattttcaacattGGTTGTGCCAttggtggtattattctttccaaattgggtGATATGTACGGTCGTAAGGTGGGTTTGATTGTCGTTGTTGTCATCTACATCATCggtattattattcaaattgCATCTATCAACAAATGGTACCAATATTTCATCGGTAGAATTATTTCCGGTTTGGGTGTTGGTGGTATTGCCGTTTTATCTCCTATGTTGATTTCTGAAGTATCCCCAAAGCATTTAAGGGGTACTTTAGTCTCTTGCTACCAATTGATGATTACTGCCGGTATTTTCTTGGGTTACTGTACCAACTTCGGTACTAAGAACTACTCCAACTCTGTGCAATGGAGAGTTCCATTAGGTTTGTGTTTTGCCTGGGCTTTGTTTATGATTGGTGGTATGACATTTGTTCCAGAGTCTCCACGTTATTTGGCTGAAGTCGGTAAGATCGAAGAAGCCAAACGTTCTATTGCCGTTTCTAACAAGGTTGCTGTTGATGATCCATCTGTTTTGGCTGAAGTCGAAGCTGTCTTGGCTGGTGTAGAGGCAGAGAAATTAGCTGGTAATGCATCCTGGGGTGAATTGTTTAGTAGCAAGACAAAGGTCCTTCAGCGTTTGATCATGGGTGCTATGATTCAATCTCTACAACAATTGACAGGTGATAACTATTTCTTCTACTATGGTACTACTATTTTCAAGGCTGTTGGTTTGAGTGACTCTTTCGAAACCTCTATTGTCTTGGGTATTGTTAACTTTGCTTCCACCTTTGTTGGTATTTACGTTGTTGAGAGATATGGTCGTCGTACTTGTTTGCTATGGGGTGCTGCATCCATGACTGCTTGTATGGTTGTCTATGCTTCCGTGGGTGTCACCAGATTATGGCCAAATGGTCAAGACCAACCATCTTCCAAGGGTGCTGGTAACTGTATGATTGTCTTTGCCTGTTTCtatattttctgttttGCTACTACATGGGCTCCAATTCCTTATGTCGTTGTTTCTGAAACTTTCCCATTGAGAGTCAAGTCTAAGGCTATGTCTATTGCTACAGCTGCTAATTGGTTGTGGGGTTTCTTGATTGGTTTCTTCACTCCATTTATTACTGGTGCTATTAACTTCTACTACGGTTACGTTTTCATGGGCTGTTTGGTCTTCATGTTCTTCTATGTTTTGTTAGTTGTTCCAGAAACTAAGGGTTTGACTTTGGAAGAAGTCAACACCATGTGGGAAGAAGGTGTTCTACCATGGAAGTCTGCCTCATGGGTTCCACCATCCAGAAGAGGTGCCAACTACGACGCTGAAGAAATGACTCACGATGACAAGCCATTGTACAAGAGAATGTTCAGCACCAAATAA